TCCCCTGGGCAATGGTTTGCTCCGCTCGCAGTCCTGCCTGGATGGACCACTTTTTAATTTTAGCTCTAAAATTCACATAGGCAGCATTTATGTTTTCAGTGTATAAAAAATGACTACTTCTTAAACTGTCTAATTGTTGATCTGTGCCGTTTACATGATAATACTGCATATCCTGGTCCGATTTCACTAAACTGCTTTTAAATCCGGCTTCAAATGTTTTTTCTTTGGGAAGTGGTTTTGTGTAATCCAATTTCCCAGAGAATAAATTCAAATTCCCTAACTGATTCATGGTTATTGTGGATGTATCCTGGATGGAATTGATATAGTCAGAATAGATGGTCGACATATCCACTTTAGCATTCGTAAAATAATTACCATAATCAAAATTTAGTGAAATATTTTGCCCTAATGTATCAAGCTGATGATCCAATCTCAGATTTGCTTCAACATCTCCAAAAATCTCATCCGTTGAACTATAAAAACCATAATTTCCTAAATAAATATTCGAACCATCGCGCACTAAAGAACTACTTATGGTTTTACTTGAAAATGGATTACTAATCCCGGAAATCAGGGTTGAAATAGTGGTACGATCAGAAATTTTATAATCAATTCCAATTCGGGGCACATGCATTTGTACCGGAAAACTAAGGTAATTATCATTATTAAAAATTCGTGTAAGGGTATCGCCTGAATAAAACCGCCGGTCAATCTCCAAATGATTAAATCCTTTTCTGTAATTATAGCTATAACTCAAATATACACTCCAATTATTTTTACTGTAATTAAATGAAAAGCCACTACTAGCTTTTGCATACCGGCCCTGACCATACGACATGTTGATACTGCCATTGTAACCTTGTGCCTTGTTACGTTTAGAAATCATGTGAATAATACCTGCATTACCTGCTGCATCGTATTTTGCAGGAGGATTTGCAATTAACTCAATTTTCTGAACGGAAGATGCAGGCATGGAACGAAGAAAATTAGCCAGATCCTGACCTGCTAAAGGAGTCGGCTTACCATCAATCATAAAAATGATTCCCTGTTTACCCCTCATAAAAATTCTTCCATCCTGATCTATGGTAATACCAGGTAATTTTTCAAGCAGATCCAAAACTGAATTCGATTTTAAAATGGCGCTATTTTCAACATTAACTACTACCTTATCTGCTTCCCTTTCTATAAATGGACGTTCTGCTACAACATCTACTGTTTGTAATGAAGAAGAAGATTCCGTTAATGAAATTATTCCCAGATTAATGTCTTCCGGAAATTTCACTTCGATCTCAGCGCTGGTGTAATCTGAATACCCAACAAATCGAACACGAATAAAATATTTACCGGCAGATATATTTTCAAAAATAAATTCTCCATTTTCATTACTTACTTCTCCTTTATAAAACAAGGAATCACCGGAAGTAAACAACAATACATTAGCGAAGGAAATCGGACTATGATCAGAAGCAACAATAGTTCCAAAAAGTTTCAATGGTTGCGCTAAACCTG
The genomic region above belongs to Flavobacteriales bacterium and contains:
- a CDS encoding TonB-dependent receptor translates to MKVILHVLVFLCVSISGLAQPLKLFGTIVASDHSPISFANVLLFTSGDSLFYKGEVSNENGEFIFENISAGKYFIRVRFVGYSDYTSAEIEVKFPEDINLGIISLTESSSSLQTVDVVAERPFIEREADKVVVNVENSAILKSNSVLDLLEKLPGITIDQDGRIFMRGKQGIIFMIDGKPTPLAGQDLANFLRSMPASSVQKIELIANPPAKYDAAGNAGIIHMISKRNKAQGYNGSINMSYGQGRYAKASSGFSFNYSKNNWSVYLSYSYNYRKGFNHLEIDRRFYSGDTLTRIFNNDNYLSFPVQMHVPRIGIDYKISDRTTISTLISGISNPFSSKTISSSLVRDGSNIYLGNYGFYSSTDEIFGDVEANLRLDHQLDTLGQNISLNFDYGNYFTNAKVDMSTIYSDYINSIQDTSTITMNQLGNLNLFSGKLDYTKPLPKEKTFEAGFKSSLVKSDQDMQYYHVNGTDQQLDSLRSSHFLYTENINAAYVNFRAKIKKWSIQAGLRAEQTIAQGKQILNGKEFERNYAQIFPTFYLNYEASEKHSWNINFGRRIDRPNYQSMNPMRQWIDANTYSEGNPYLLPQFTYLGELSYSYNNSFFASLSYNLTTDNILEVLIQDAATQTTNQTVVNIDQNHYYSLNLTYSNRITKWWRTNTNLLTNYSRYAGDVNQFTFNQGRPAFYFSSSQNFRLADGWNLECSINYNHKNLYAVTTMYTTWNFTVGIQAPVLKKKGNLTLNCSDVFWKAWPRGLTEFGSVVEKWGALRDTRVVNVSFSYKFGKGQTGRMRRETGADDEKNRVR